A stretch of the Bacillus licheniformis DSM 13 = ATCC 14580 genome encodes the following:
- the carB gene encoding carbamoyl-phosphate synthase large subunit, with translation MPKRVDIKKILVIGSGPIIIGQAAEFDYAGTQACLALKEEGYEVILVNSNPATIMTDTEMADRVYIEPLTLEFLTRIIRKERPDAILPTLGGQTGLNLAVELSEHGILAECGVEVLGTKLSAIQKAEDRDLFRSLMNELNEPVPESEIIHSLGEAREFVERIGFPVIVRPAYTLGGTGGGICSNEDELKEIVENGLKMSPVHQCLLEKSIAGYKEIEYEVMRDSSDHAIVVCNMENIDPVGIHTGDSIVVAPSQTLSDREYQMLRNVSLKIIRALEIEGGCNVQLALDPDSFQYYIIEVNPRVSRSSALASKATGYPIAKLAAKIAVGLSLDEMMNPVTGKTYASFEPALDYVVSKIPRWPFDKFESANRRLGTQMKATGEVMAIGRTWEESLLKAVRSLEADVYHLELKDAGEISNEVLEKRIKKAGDERLFYLAEAFRRGYTVSDLHEFSAIDLFFLHKLEGIIRFEEKLKAGRGDLGLLKEAKELGFSDRFISLLWEMPERKLYDLRKEAGITPVYKMVDTCAAEFESETPYFYSTYEEENESVRTDKNSVIVLGSGPIRIGQGVEFDYATVHSVWAIKEAGYEAIIINNNPETVSTDFSISDKLYFEPLTVEDVMHIIDLEQPKGVVVQFGGQTAINLADELAERGVAILGTSLEDLDRAEDRDKFEQTLEMLQVPQPLGKTATSVEGAVEIAANIGYPVLVRPSYVLGGRAMEIVYHEAELLHYMENAVKINPQHPVLIDKYLTGKEIEVDAISDGETVVIPGIMEHIERAGVHSGDSIAVYPPQSLSEDIKKKLEAYTIKLAKGLNIVGLLNIQFVLSKDEVYVLEVNPRSSRTVPFLSKITGIPMANLATKVILGGKLADMGYTEGLQKEQEGVYVKVPVFSFAKLRRVDITLGPEMKSTGEVMGKDSTLEKALYKGLIASGIQIPNYGSVLLTVADKDKEEGLLIAKRFHAIGYKILATEGTAGYLRDASVPVKTVGKIGEEGTNLLDVIRNGEAQFVVNTLTKGKQPARDGFRIRRESVENGVACLTSLDTAEAILRVLESMSFRADHMPAIKIAQKAAVR, from the coding sequence ATGCCTAAACGCGTAGATATCAAAAAGATTTTGGTGATCGGATCGGGGCCGATTATTATCGGGCAGGCGGCGGAATTTGATTATGCAGGCACACAGGCCTGCCTCGCTTTAAAAGAAGAAGGCTATGAAGTTATTCTCGTCAACTCGAATCCGGCGACGATCATGACGGATACGGAAATGGCCGACCGCGTGTATATCGAACCGCTGACGCTTGAATTCTTAACACGGATCATCCGCAAAGAGCGGCCGGACGCCATATTGCCGACATTGGGCGGGCAGACGGGCCTCAACTTGGCGGTCGAACTGTCAGAGCACGGCATCTTGGCTGAGTGCGGCGTCGAAGTGCTCGGCACGAAATTGTCGGCGATCCAAAAAGCGGAGGACCGCGATTTGTTCAGAAGCTTGATGAATGAGTTGAATGAGCCTGTTCCGGAAAGCGAGATCATCCACTCGCTCGGCGAAGCGCGCGAGTTTGTCGAGCGCATCGGTTTCCCCGTCATCGTCAGGCCGGCATACACGCTTGGCGGAACAGGCGGAGGCATCTGCTCAAACGAAGACGAGCTGAAGGAAATCGTTGAAAACGGCTTAAAAATGAGCCCGGTTCATCAATGCCTGCTTGAAAAGAGCATCGCCGGCTACAAAGAAATCGAGTATGAAGTCATGAGAGACTCGAGCGACCATGCGATCGTCGTCTGCAATATGGAAAACATCGATCCGGTCGGGATTCATACCGGGGACAGCATCGTTGTAGCACCGAGCCAAACGCTGAGCGACCGCGAATACCAAATGCTTCGCAATGTCTCGCTGAAAATCATCCGCGCGCTTGAAATCGAAGGCGGCTGTAATGTTCAGCTGGCGCTTGACCCGGACAGCTTTCAGTACTACATCATCGAGGTTAACCCGCGGGTCAGCCGTTCTTCTGCGCTTGCCTCAAAAGCGACGGGCTATCCAATCGCAAAGCTTGCCGCAAAAATCGCTGTCGGTTTGTCTCTTGACGAAATGATGAATCCTGTTACAGGAAAAACGTACGCGTCTTTCGAACCTGCACTCGACTATGTTGTGTCAAAAATACCGCGCTGGCCGTTTGACAAATTTGAATCAGCAAACCGCAGGCTCGGCACGCAGATGAAAGCGACAGGCGAAGTGATGGCGATCGGAAGAACGTGGGAGGAATCTCTCCTGAAAGCGGTCCGTTCTCTTGAAGCGGATGTCTACCATCTGGAACTGAAAGATGCCGGTGAGATCTCGAATGAAGTGCTTGAAAAACGGATTAAAAAAGCGGGAGACGAACGGCTCTTTTACCTGGCCGAAGCGTTCAGAAGAGGATACACAGTCAGCGACCTCCACGAATTTTCGGCAATTGACCTGTTCTTCCTCCACAAGCTTGAGGGAATCATCCGCTTTGAAGAGAAGCTGAAAGCCGGACGCGGCGACCTCGGCCTTTTAAAAGAAGCGAAAGAGCTCGGCTTTTCAGACCGCTTTATCAGCCTTCTCTGGGAGATGCCTGAACGAAAGCTTTATGATCTTAGAAAAGAAGCAGGCATCACGCCTGTTTATAAAATGGTTGATACATGCGCGGCCGAATTTGAATCGGAGACGCCGTATTTCTACAGCACGTATGAAGAAGAAAACGAATCGGTCAGAACGGACAAAAACAGCGTCATCGTTCTTGGCTCCGGTCCGATCCGGATCGGCCAGGGGGTCGAATTCGACTATGCGACCGTGCATTCGGTCTGGGCGATTAAAGAAGCCGGCTATGAAGCCATTATTATCAACAACAATCCTGAGACGGTTTCAACAGACTTCAGCATATCCGACAAGCTCTACTTTGAGCCGCTTACTGTTGAAGATGTCATGCATATCATCGATTTGGAGCAGCCGAAAGGCGTCGTCGTTCAGTTTGGCGGACAGACTGCGATCAACCTTGCCGACGAGCTCGCAGAAAGGGGCGTCGCCATTCTCGGAACATCCCTTGAAGATTTGGACCGCGCCGAGGACCGCGACAAGTTCGAACAGACGCTTGAAATGCTGCAGGTACCCCAGCCGCTTGGAAAAACGGCGACATCTGTGGAAGGCGCCGTTGAAATCGCAGCCAATATCGGCTATCCGGTGCTTGTCCGCCCATCGTATGTACTCGGCGGACGTGCGATGGAGATCGTCTACCATGAAGCAGAGCTTCTCCATTATATGGAAAATGCAGTAAAAATCAATCCGCAGCACCCTGTCCTGATCGATAAATATTTGACCGGAAAAGAAATAGAAGTGGATGCCATTTCTGACGGTGAAACGGTCGTCATTCCGGGGATTATGGAGCACATCGAACGGGCGGGCGTCCACTCGGGGGATTCGATTGCCGTTTACCCGCCGCAATCCCTTTCAGAGGACATCAAGAAAAAGCTTGAAGCATACACGATTAAGCTAGCAAAGGGCTTAAACATCGTCGGCCTGCTCAACATTCAGTTTGTCCTTTCAAAAGATGAGGTTTACGTCCTTGAAGTCAACCCGAGATCGAGCCGAACGGTGCCGTTTCTCAGCAAAATCACCGGCATTCCGATGGCCAATCTCGCAACAAAGGTGATTCTCGGAGGGAAGCTTGCCGATATGGGCTATACAGAAGGCCTCCAAAAAGAGCAGGAAGGCGTATATGTGAAAGTGCCGGTCTTCTCGTTTGCGAAGCTTAGAAGAGTGGATATCACGCTCGGACCGGAAATGAAATCGACCGGGGAAGTCATGGGCAAAGACAGCACATTGGAAAAAGCGCTATATAAAGGACTGATCGCTTCAGGCATTCAAATTCCGAACTACGGCTCTGTTCTCCTGACAGTTGCTGATAAAGATAAAGAGGAAGGGCTGTTGATCGCCAAGCGGTTCCATGCGATCGGCTATAAAATCTTGGCTACGGAAGGAACGGCAGGCTATTTAAGAGATGCATCCGTACCTGTTAAAACCGTCGGGAAAATCGGCGAAGAAGGTACAAATCTCCTTGATGTCATTCGAAACGGGGAGGCGCAGTTCGTCGTCAATACGCTGACAAAAGGGAAGCAGCCGGCAAGGGACGGCTTCAGAATCAGACGCGAATCCGTTGAAAACGGCGTTGCCTGCCTGACATCCCTTGATACGGCGGAAGCGATTTTGCGGGTGCTTGAAAGCATGAGCTTCCGCGCCGATCATATGCCGGCGATTAAAATCGCCCAAAAGGCGGCCGTCAGATGA
- a CDS encoding dihydroorotate dehydrogenase electron transfer subunit, whose protein sequence is MRKGYMTVRSNKCIADHIYQMVLEGEIAEVCGAPGQFLHIKVSDSLTPLLRRPISIADINKAARQVTIIFRKDGEGTRLLSLKQEGDQLDVLGPLGNGFPAESLEQGKTALLVGGGIGVPPLYELSKQLTNRGVHAIHVLGFASAKDVFYEQEFSRFGRVYVATADGTRGSKGFVTDVIENEGLQFDCIMACGPTPMLKALKQRYPDKEVYLSMEERMGCGIGACFACVCHTEESETSYVKVCLDGPVFKAQEVLL, encoded by the coding sequence ATGAGAAAAGGGTATATGACAGTCCGTTCAAACAAGTGCATCGCGGATCATATTTATCAAATGGTGCTTGAAGGGGAGATTGCCGAAGTTTGCGGCGCTCCCGGCCAGTTCCTTCACATCAAGGTCTCAGACTCCCTCACGCCGCTTTTGAGGCGGCCGATCAGCATCGCTGATATCAACAAAGCCGCCCGGCAGGTGACCATCATCTTTCGCAAAGATGGGGAAGGAACGAGACTCCTTTCTTTAAAACAGGAAGGAGATCAGCTCGATGTTCTCGGTCCGCTCGGCAACGGTTTTCCGGCTGAATCGCTTGAACAGGGGAAAACGGCTCTTCTCGTCGGAGGAGGGATCGGTGTTCCGCCGCTTTACGAGCTGAGCAAACAGCTGACAAACAGAGGGGTGCACGCGATCCATGTGTTAGGATTTGCTTCTGCAAAAGATGTCTTTTACGAACAGGAATTCAGCCGTTTCGGCCGGGTGTATGTGGCAACCGCAGACGGCACCCGCGGTTCAAAGGGATTTGTTACAGATGTCATTGAAAACGAGGGGCTTCAGTTTGACTGCATAATGGCCTGCGGACCGACGCCGATGCTGAAAGCTTTAAAACAGCGCTATCCGGATAAAGAGGTATATCTGTCAATGGAGGAGCGCATGGGATGCGGGATCGGCGCTTGCTTTGCCTGTGTCTGCCATACGGAAGAAAGCGAAACGTCTTATGTGAAGGTATGCCTTGACGGTCCTGTTTTCAAAGCCCAGGAGGTGCTGTTATGA
- a CDS encoding dihydroorotate dehydrogenase translates to MLEINLPGLQLKNPIMPASGCFGFGREFANFYDLSRLGAIMIKATTSEPRFGNPTPRVAETQAGMLNAIGLQNPGLKAVMERELPWLEQFDTPIIANVAGSQIEDYVEVAEEISKAPNVHALELNISCPNVKTGGIAFGTQPEMAGELTKAVKEVASVPVYVKLSPNVANITDIALAIEEAGADGLTMINTLIGMRLDLKTGKPILANKTGGLSGPAVKPVAIRMVHEVSQKVSIPIIGMGGVQSAEDVLEFLLAGASAVAVGTANFVNPFACPDIIDDLPRVLEKYGYRSLNECIGRSWKDEQYAAHHRA, encoded by the coding sequence ATGCTTGAAATCAATTTGCCGGGCCTTCAATTGAAAAATCCGATCATGCCGGCCTCAGGCTGCTTCGGATTCGGGAGAGAATTTGCGAACTTTTACGATCTTTCGCGTCTCGGTGCGATCATGATTAAAGCGACGACGAGCGAGCCGCGCTTCGGGAATCCGACGCCGCGCGTCGCCGAGACGCAAGCCGGCATGCTTAATGCCATCGGCCTGCAAAATCCGGGTTTAAAGGCTGTCATGGAACGCGAATTGCCGTGGCTCGAACAGTTCGATACACCGATTATCGCCAATGTCGCCGGCTCGCAGATCGAGGATTATGTTGAGGTGGCTGAAGAAATCAGCAAAGCGCCAAACGTTCATGCGCTCGAGCTGAATATTTCCTGTCCCAATGTGAAAACCGGAGGCATCGCCTTCGGCACGCAGCCGGAAATGGCCGGCGAGCTGACGAAAGCGGTGAAAGAGGTTGCGAGCGTCCCCGTCTATGTGAAGCTGTCGCCGAACGTCGCGAACATTACCGACATCGCTCTTGCCATAGAAGAAGCGGGAGCGGACGGTTTGACGATGATCAACACGCTGATCGGGATGCGGCTCGACTTAAAAACGGGAAAGCCGATTTTGGCGAACAAAACCGGCGGATTATCAGGACCTGCCGTTAAACCGGTGGCCATCAGAATGGTGCATGAAGTCAGCCAAAAGGTCAGCATTCCGATCATCGGCATGGGCGGCGTCCAGTCAGCCGAAGATGTGCTTGAGTTTTTGCTGGCGGGTGCGAGCGCAGTCGCCGTCGGCACGGCAAACTTCGTTAATCCGTTTGCTTGTCCCGACATCATCGACGATTTGCCGCGCGTTTTAGAAAAATACGGATACCGTTCGTTGAACGAGTGTATCGGAAGGAGCTGGAAGGATGAACAATACGCCGCCCATCATCGCGCTTGA
- the pyrF gene encoding orotidine-5'-phosphate decarboxylase: MNNTPPIIALDFASAQETYAFLDRFQGEELFVKVGMELFYQEGPAILENLQERGCRIFLDLKCHDIPTTVYKAMKRLAGFGVSLVNVHAAGGKQMMESALEGLEAGTPAGQKRPSLIAVTQLTSTSSEMLQRELLIETPLLDTVVHYSRLAEESGLDGVVCSVHEAEHIYRAVSVDFLTVTPGIRMADDKNNDQVRVATPGYAREKGVSAIVVGRSITQAEDPVSAYRRIGHEWEGTKA, translated from the coding sequence ATGAACAATACGCCGCCCATCATCGCGCTTGATTTTGCATCAGCACAGGAAACATATGCGTTTTTGGACCGGTTTCAAGGAGAAGAGCTGTTCGTTAAGGTGGGCATGGAGCTTTTTTATCAGGAAGGACCTGCCATCCTTGAAAATCTGCAGGAGCGCGGCTGCCGCATTTTCCTCGATCTAAAGTGCCACGACATTCCAACGACCGTATACAAGGCGATGAAAAGGCTGGCGGGATTTGGCGTCAGTCTTGTCAATGTGCACGCAGCAGGCGGAAAGCAAATGATGGAGTCGGCGCTTGAAGGCCTTGAAGCGGGGACTCCGGCAGGCCAAAAACGCCCTTCATTAATTGCCGTGACTCAGCTGACAAGCACGTCCTCAGAAATGCTTCAGCGTGAGCTCCTGATTGAAACGCCGCTTCTCGATACAGTTGTCCACTACAGCCGGCTGGCTGAAGAAAGCGGTCTTGACGGCGTCGTCTGCTCCGTTCATGAAGCCGAACACATTTACCGGGCTGTGTCTGTAGATTTTCTGACCGTGACACCCGGAATTCGCATGGCAGATGACAAAAACAACGACCAGGTCCGGGTGGCGACGCCTGGCTACGCAAGGGAAAAAGGCGTGTCGGCGATCGTTGTCGGCCGTTCGATTACCCAGGCGGAAGATCCTGTGTCAGCCTACAGAAGAATAGGACATGAGTGGGAGGGAACCAAGGCATGA
- the pyrE gene encoding orotate phosphoribosyltransferase — translation MKTDIANHLLKIKAVFLRPNEPFTWASGILSPIYCDNRLTLSYPEVRDDIASGLAGLIQDKFPGAEMIAGTATAGIPHAALAADRLSLPMCYVRSKPKAHGKGNQIEGAVVKGQKVVVIEDLISTGGSVLEAAAALTEAGCEVLGVAAIFTYGLPKAAAAFSEAGVEYHTLTDYDTLTEAALAGGYITEQDAAKLKEWKADPESKSWMN, via the coding sequence ATGAAAACAGACATTGCAAACCATTTATTAAAAATCAAAGCGGTTTTCCTGCGCCCGAACGAACCGTTTACATGGGCGAGCGGCATTCTGTCGCCCATCTACTGCGACAACCGTTTGACGCTTTCATATCCGGAAGTAAGAGATGATATCGCTTCAGGGCTTGCCGGACTGATTCAAGACAAATTTCCCGGAGCCGAGATGATCGCCGGTACAGCGACCGCGGGAATCCCTCATGCCGCGCTTGCCGCTGACAGGCTGAGCCTGCCGATGTGCTACGTCAGAAGCAAACCGAAGGCGCACGGCAAAGGAAACCAAATTGAAGGGGCCGTTGTAAAAGGACAGAAAGTCGTTGTGATCGAAGATTTAATTTCAACGGGAGGAAGCGTTCTTGAAGCCGCCGCCGCCCTCACAGAGGCGGGATGTGAAGTGCTCGGCGTCGCCGCCATTTTCACTTACGGGCTTCCAAAAGCCGCCGCCGCCTTCAGCGAAGCAGGCGTTGAATACCACACGCTGACTGATTACGATACGCTGACCGAGGCTGCGCTTGCCGGTGGATATATTACTGAACAGGATGCCGCCAAACTGAAAGAATGGAAAGCGGATCCTGAAAGCAAGTCTTGGATGAACTGA
- a CDS encoding YezD family protein, protein MIIKMKDMLKDMNYGSITFVVQDGKVIQIEKNEKIRLK, encoded by the coding sequence GTGATCATCAAAATGAAAGACATGCTGAAAGACATGAATTACGGATCGATCACATTCGTTGTTCAGGACGGCAAAGTCATTCAAATCGAAAAAAATGAAAAAATAAGATTGAAATAG
- a CDS encoding phosphoadenylyl-sulfate reductase, with translation MFTYSTWEEPNISFQEDDSYKGALSVLKWAYGHYGDQLVYACSFGIEGIVLIDLIYKVKKDAVIVFLDTGLHFKETYETIDAVKERYPGLQIIMKKPELTVEEQAKEYGDELWKTAPNSCCEMRKVIPLRETLSGYPAWLSGLRREQSPGRSKTNFLNKDEKFKSIKVCPLIHWTWKDIWRYVTKHDLPYNPLHDQGYPSIGCAPCTSPAFTMDDLRSGRWNGSAKTECGLHE, from the coding sequence ATTTTTACTTACAGCACATGGGAGGAACCAAACATCTCTTTTCAGGAAGATGACTCTTATAAAGGAGCGCTGTCCGTCCTGAAATGGGCGTACGGACATTACGGGGATCAGCTCGTATACGCGTGCAGCTTCGGAATTGAGGGGATCGTCCTGATCGATTTGATTTATAAGGTGAAAAAAGATGCAGTTATCGTTTTTCTTGATACAGGGCTTCATTTTAAAGAAACGTATGAAACGATCGACGCCGTCAAAGAACGATATCCAGGCCTTCAGATTATCATGAAAAAACCGGAGCTTACCGTCGAAGAGCAGGCGAAAGAATATGGGGACGAACTATGGAAGACCGCTCCGAATTCCTGCTGCGAAATGAGGAAGGTCATCCCTCTCCGCGAGACGCTTTCAGGCTACCCGGCGTGGCTGTCTGGTCTGCGCCGCGAGCAATCGCCCGGACGGAGCAAAACGAATTTTTTGAACAAAGATGAAAAATTCAAGTCTATCAAAGTTTGTCCGCTCATTCATTGGACGTGGAAGGATATTTGGAGATATGTGACAAAGCACGATCTCCCATACAATCCGCTTCATGATCAAGGCTATCCGAGCATCGGCTGCGCTCCGTGCACCTCTCCGGCCTTTACAATGGATGATCTTCGATCCGGCCGCTGGAACGGATCGGCTAAAACAGAATGCGGATTACACGAGTAA